The region taaatattttggggtatttagaagggtgttacagtaaTCATCAAATATATTGCAAAAGATATCACAAGAGAACTACACTATTGAATAAACAATTACAGCACAAAATCAACACAACTTTTGGATGAAATTTTTCACTCTCTCGACACTAAGACAACTCTGGTGAATAATACCTTTATAAAAGAATGAATAATATAGAGATAAGAGAGGATTTTTTTTCTATAAAACTAGTGTATTTCTAAAATAACGAGAATCTCCTTTATATAgaaaaaaaaacctaaaaatgTAACACCCCAAAAAATTTTATTcgaattttatttttaataataattcGGTTTTGTGTGTGTTATGATATTATTATTAGCGTTATTATCAAGGATAATAATTATGagaattaattaaaaaaattagaATTAAGTAGAGTTAGTGGAAGAAGGAggttgaaaaaataaaaattagtGGGGAAGtcaaagaaataaaaaaaaaagattatTTAGGGGAATGAATGAGAATAAAGGGGAATAATTATCAGAATTTTTATTAGAAAATGAAAAGGGGAATTGGAgagaaaaaggagaaaaaatcCTAACATTCAAaagtctcttcttcttctccaaaacTCAAAAAGAAAGTCTAATTCACTAAGAGGATAACATTAGAGATTGTGCAACCCCGATGTCAAGGCAAAGAAATTTTGAACTAACAAGTTAAGGATGGGGGGATTTCTCTATAACTTTGGTATTTTAGTATTTAGGATAGTAGGGTTTCCATTGAACTTCGAATTGTATGAATTTTCATGTGAATTTCCCTTTGAAATGATGAATCATAGACCATAGATTATGAATCTCTCTCTTATCACCAATGGTTTTGTTATATTTCAAAATTTTGACGTTGTTTTCCATGAATCATGTGTTTTAATGTTGATATCATAGGTTGATTAAATGATGATGTATTGTGATGTATTAATCCTGTTAAATTGATGAAAATTTGATGTCGAAATGTGTTTTAGACTGTGATTTCATAATGGTATTGAAACTAGGGTTTTGGAAGGAATTATATACATAAATTTGGTATTTTTGGTCCTGAGTATTGTGTTAATCAATTACCATATATTAGTAATCAATTACCTAAAAAAAATTGGGTTTTTATACCGTTTTCGAGGCTGGTAATCAATTACTGCAGATCGACAATAATTTTTTTGGAGTGGAACTGAAAATAGTGTATCTTGAGTTTCGTAACTCAGAATGAGATGCGATCATACACGTTAGAAAACTAATTCAAATAGCTATCCTATAATGAATTAAGATAATACTTACATGCATATGTTTTCTACTTGTAAATTAACCGTGAATTTCCATGCTTATGTGTGTGCCATGTTCCATTGATAGTGAAAACGTGATGAATTGTATGTCATGCTTCTATGATAATGAAACCTCgtttgatttgattatatatATGTTGTATGCATTTTGATTAATAAATAATTGTGAAGTAAACCTTAGGACATGATTCCAATGTTTTGATAAAATGCTTGTTATGAATCACGTTGTAAATGATGAATGATTATGTAAATTGTAACACCTTAAACAACCCCTGACACTTACTCATAAAATATGTGgaaattttaattaaaacaatACACTCATAGAGGTGTCACAATTCTCTACATAAAGTATATTTACTCAACAATTTAATAAAGCAGCGAAATTCATTCATGAAGACTCAACATACTTCAGTTAATCCTTGAAAACTCATAAAACAACTTCAAATAACCATAGAGTTTTAAAAAATCAAACACCTCTCAATATAACATCAACGACAATCCCATCCCAGTGTTACAGTATTCAAAGGGACACTTGGAATTTCTAAACAACACCCAAGGTAAACGATAAAATGCGAAGAAGGCCACTAACGCCCTCTTCCAAGGTGATCAATCGGTAAGGCTTCTTGGTCCTTACCTGAGTATCTACATCACAAACATAAAACACCACAAGAAAATAGACGAGGGTGATAATTCATTCGTATAAGCTAACAAAGCTTAAAACATCGATGGTAGTACAATCAACATAAATAGTATTCACCTTAGTGACATACAGTCTCTCTTTGAAACCAAATACCATTTTTATTTGGACTTCCAAATATACCATTTTAGGATAATTGTCCACCTTTGTACCAAAAGATGTTTGCCTTGATACCAAATACTTAATTCTCCTTGTTTTCGGCTCAACCATATATAGTGGTACCATACCTTAGGCCCCCCACATATTGGTTCATGTCACCTTTACTCTTAGGTACAAATACTATTTCCTTTATGGATTCCAATAATACCCTTACCTTTGATTCCCAATCATACCCTTCCATCACTTTTACTCAATCTTTCAATTCTTTCTACATTAACTATTATTCTCTATCACTCCATTCATTTTCCATTCACTATTTACTATATTCATTAAAAACATTGTAGCTTCATTCACTTCATTTGATATACTTTCTCTTTGAGTCAAATACATTCGTCTGCGTTATATACGAAGTAACCCCGATGTCCATATACCATAGATCATCAGAAGGAGAAATCCATAATGAACACACAACACCCTGGATGTTTGTTAGAGCATACTGAGAGGAACCCCGATGACTGGCCTAGTACGGTGCAGTGGCCGCTACATGAGTTTGATGATTTGGATATTGCCCAAGAATACTAGCTTGGTTGTTCGAGTTTCTGGTTTTTGGGTACGAACATGGCATAATGGACTAATGTTACTGTCACAGTAGAAATTTCCATTGCTGATTCTTGTTGGTATATGATGGATAAGTCCATTGATGTTCTTGATGTAGATAGGGTAGTAAAATCCACTATGGATCTCGAGGGTGACTACCACCGCATCCATTATTCTGTCCTTAGCCACAATAGCCACGACCATTACCTCCTATGCCGTGATTTATATTACCTCTTCTACAGTTGTTGCAGTTTGAAGGTGTAGGAGTCGATGCATCAATGTGTGAGGCGATGAAGGCAACATTGTTAGTGGTGCTGACTGCCTTTTTTGCTATGGTTGTTTTTTCTAAGATGATCATTGATCGTGCTTTGTAAAAGGGTGGAAGAGAATCATTGTGACAAATTTGAAACCATACAATAACATAGACATCAATTAGGCCTCAAATGAGTTGAAGAACCAAACATTCATTGGAGACATGAGCCCCAACATTAGATAATTGGTCGGAGAGGAATTTGAGATGATGACAACAAGAGGAGGCATTCGAGAATTATTCCATATGAGCGCGTGAAAATTCCTGCTCTAGGTAAAGAGTCATATAATTTTTGTTGTCATTTAATATGTAAAAAACACGTTCCAAGCAAGTTATGCGCTAGAGCCATGTTCAATCATGGTATGACATTAGAAATTGTGGTGTATATCCATTGTAACACGACCACATCAAGGCGAAGTCAGAGTTCAAGATCGGTCTTTGAGAGAGGGAGCCATGTATATGATCAATCACTTGATAAACACGAACATGAATTTTGAATAATTCGGACCATGTATTATACAATCCTTTTTTAATACTTAGTGTGATTTTGATGAAGTTTGTGATACCGGGCACAATTAAAGTAAGATGAATAGGAGTAGGCGTGAGAAGAGTGAGAGGCTGAGATTAAACCAAAAAATTATTGTTACTGGAGTGGGTGGGAGAATCATTGTTACTTTCGTCGGTCATGTGAGAAGGGAGATGAAGACGAAGCGATTGAGAAATGAGGGGGGAGGAGAGGCGATTTAGAGATTATAATTAAGGGGGGAAGGGTGACACTAGAATTTAGTGGGAGAGATCAGTTCCAAAGCTTAATGATACCATGTTAGATGGATGAATATTGATTATGTCTTCTCATTGATATGAATATTACTCCCTTCGTCCCTTTTTAAATGTCAATTTCTTGATaaatttttgtttctttttaattgttATTTGCAAAGTTCAATGTAATATTAAATGCATTTTTGTCAAAATTATCCCTATATAATTATTACAgagaaaaaaaaagtaaaatgaatgtaatatataattaaggatattatagataaaatgaaaattattatttgaaaagtaacaataatgattaacTTTCTTGATAtgtgtaaaaagtaaaaaaataacACTTAAAAAAATAAAGGAGGGAGTATATATACATGAATATATTTGTAATAGTTCTCAATAATTTTATCTTTAATAATCCTGTTcatattaaataattatttaaagtAAACTCTAATAATATTCTTTTTATATTTATATAATCTAATAGAATTTAACACCGTAATTGAGTCAAAATGGGCACAATAATTGGACATtaaataaaaaaagaaagaaaaatgtgTTTTGAAAGATAGTTAAAGAAAAGATAGTGATAGAAGAATAAGACCACTTACCTTTTACTTTGAATAACCAACCATCCGCATCTAGAAACTCTGGTCGTAAAGTGCACCGATTCAAACTTCAAATATAACAAAGTCATTCAAACATGAAAGAAACAAAATTAGCATGTGTCATGTATATTCGTATAGTATAATAGTACTATATACGTATTCTTGTGTACGTATCCGTATAAAATTATTAGTATCTCGCCAACAGAGAAGACAGACACACAGTAGAAAAAGTGTTGTCACTCATACAACACTGCTTACCTGTGTTTCCTGTCTTTTTCCAATCTTTGACCCAACGAAACAACAACCCTTACAATCACCACCTTTCGGCGCtctttttcttttatcccatTTTTTTCCTCCACGCACCCCCTTTTTTCTCATTATTTCTTTTCACACCCTCAtcaaccaccaccaccatatatGTTTTTCTCTTCCCATTATTGCCAACAGTATATGCAAATCAAAACCATATCATAAaaatttcttttttattttcattattattattataactGAACCTGCATCACTCAAATCTAACAACACACTTTCAGGTAAACCTACTTTTTAGTTTATGTGATTGATTTTGCAATTGTAACTAGATCGAGATGCTGgattattcatttgttttttttttcatgAATTTTGTGATTGTGTAATCTTGCATTTGATTAGGGTATCATTTTGGACTCTTTAATTAGTGTTTGTTAACTTTCATGGACTAATTGCACTTTGCATGCTTTTAATACAACTTGTTAGGGCTTAATAAATTGATGATTTTTTTGGGGAATTTTTATCTTCCTTTGATAAAAAGTAGCAGCAGATAGTTGATTGTGGAAGAACTTAAATTGAATTAGTAGTTTTGTAATTAATATTAgtatttttttcttttcaattaAGATAGTAAGGGGGAAATTCAGAAAGAAAAATGACAAGTTATAAGTTATAAGATATAAGCTCAAACATTACTTGAAGTAGTTTATAAAAAAAGCACTATAAGCTAGTAATAAAAGCTCTAAGCTTTCGAGAAATATTGTTACTAAATAGGTCTATCGACATATGAGTTTATAAGCTATAAGCTCGAAAATTGGCATTGCCAAAATGAAGGTTTGTTATCAGAAAGGgcttttcttttttctttttgtgttgAGATAATTAGCCTTCATCGTCTCctctttttgtttttctttttgatcCTGACACTAAGTTGGTTTTCTTGTTAGGTGAAATCAAGTTGATTATTGTGTATACATATATTAGAGAAGGGCATTGAATTACAGTGTGATTTCTGCGGGAGCTTGAGTAGTCATCTTCTATGCTGTGTTTTGTAACAGAAAATATGGGCTTACTCTGTAGCAAAAGTAACCGTTACAATGATGCCAAAGCTGAAGAAAATGCACAGGTCATTTATACGGCTATACTCAACTGAGTATATACTTTTTAAGTTCTTGATAATCTAAGTGTTACACAGGCTTTAGTTTCATAAAGGTTATATGCATTTGCAGACTGCAGAAATTGAAAGAAGAATAGAGTTAGAAACAAAGGCTGAAAAGCATATTCAGAAACTTCTACTACTAGGTATACATTTTATCGACagttttcttttaatttcagtcTTATATGCTTAATGTTTCACCAATACATTGTAAAGTTGGAATTAATCAATTCTGGAATCTAGAATTTATGAATAAGGACACTTGCCAGATTTTGAAGGAGTGTCTATCGTTTATAAGTATTTCCTGCTGGAAATCGAAGTGTTTCCAAACACAATGATGTGATGTATCCTTATTaatcatttgattttttttgtctCTTTTATTGAGAAAATCAGAAAACGGTCATCTTTGCAGCATAAGGTGTTTTACTATATTATGAAAAAAGGTTATTCAACTTCTGATTGAGGGTTACTTGATTCAGAATTTAACATGCACTTTAGATATAAATCCATTTAGGAGCTTTCTTCTAACAGTCTTAAGCTTTTGGGATAGTTGGTCATTGACATATTAAGCTTTTGACCAAGTGGTGATGAGTTTGATCCCTGCTGCTTCCATTTTCTGAACAAGATTTTGTAGCAGAAAATGTTTTATTCTTGATGGTTGAGTAAACTATTTGTATACTCAGATTTTTAGGATTTGAAATAACTGATCAAAATGGATATTGGATTTTCCTTATTTATTGTGACAGCTTCTTCTTTTAAGTGATCTATCCTGTTGTTGAGAATAATTGCATATTCATTTGATTGAATCATTTATGCAATAGTCTCTTATTTGGTTACTTGCTTACTTTTGTAATTTTCATGGTGCACTTATTTAAACTTTTCAACGACCTGTTTTTTAGGAGCTGGAGAGTCGGGGAAGTCCACAATATTTAAGCAGGCAGGAAAATGCATTTTCTCCATATCTTAGCAATAGCTTTGTATATAAATATTTATACTTGATTATTGATTTTTGTTTGTCTATAACATGCAGATAAAACTTTTATTTCAAACTGGCTTTGATGAGGCAGAGCTAAAAAGCTATCTACCAGTCGTTCATGCTAATGTATATCAGACAATAAAAGTACGCAATACTTGAAAGGGTGTGTTGATTATTTTTCTCTTAAAAATAAAGTGTTTGTAGTGTCCACTGTTAGTAGTTACTGTTTTCTGTGAATTGTGTTTTGATTGACCTGGCCGAGAAAACTGTCATTCTTATTATGTAATTGACGTGTTTATACAGTTACTTCATGATGGATCGAAGGAGTTTGCACAGAATGATGTTGATTTTTCGAAGTATGTTATATCTACTGAAAATAAGGTAATTCAACGTTATTGCCTCTTTTGCTTTTTGTCAAACTTTTATGTCAATTTTCGTCTAAATTCAAAAGCTTTTGTATTGCTGTGATAGGACATTGGTGAAAAGTTATCAGAAATTGGTGGCAGACTGGATTATCCACGTCTCACCAAAGAACTTGCACAGGAAATTGAGAGTATGTGGAAGGATGCTGCAATTCAGGTGGCTAAATTGCAATTCAGTTTTAATTCTGCTCTTTAGTCCTTCATTGTTTTTTCGATATCAGTTAATGTTGGAAACCTTCATTAGTATGAACCACATGCTTTACTTTCTGTAGGAAACATATGCCCGTGGTAATGAGCTCCAAGTTCCGGATTGTACGCACTATTTCATGGAAAATTTGCAGAGGCTGTCTGATGCAAATTATGTTCCAACAAAGGTATTCAATAATTAGCAGGCCATTGTTTTCTTGCATTGATTTTAAAGCATATTCCTAATTTCACGGCCTATAATTTTGTCTACATATGTTGCACCGTTGGTCTTGGGAAATTGAAAGACCCCTCAAGATAAAAAGTTCCATAGTTTAAGTATGTCAGGTCCATCGTACAAAATAACAAGCACATAAATGAAGGTGCAAACTATTAGGTTAAAGTATGGTGGAGGAAATGCAAGAATACTTTTGGGGTAAATTGTGATAGAAAAACACCTATCAAACTAAAGGGAAAATTTAATGCACTATATGACTTGTAGAGATTTGTGGGGCTAAATGCTAGGTGGTAAACAGCCACTAAGAAGTTAAGTACAATGTTGGAAAAACGATAATTCTGATAACCTACCCCGTCTCTAAATATAGTATTAAATTTATTGTCAATTTGTATAGTTTTACTAGTTTATCTATTATGAGAGAGAATTAGTTAATGTTTGCATAAGAGTATTTCTTACATATTGCAGAAAAACATGTAAACATAATTAGAGGTAGGTTGGTATTTAAATATTTAGTGCACTTACATAGACCAGTATTGTCAAATAGCAGCTACAGTGTTACAGAACTTGAACATATCTGATGTTGTCCCGTGATGCGCTATTTAGTACGAAGGGTTGTCAAATAGCGGCGGTACAGCATTGTAGCATAGCGGAGTTTGAACAAACCACTATTTTTTGTGATCCATGATTGATAACGGTGATAACACCAAGGGAGACTAAGAAAAGCTATATGTCAAACTATTAAGAATGATTCCTCTTGATATAGTCTGTCATTAGTCATATGTGAATAGTTATATTGCATTGTAGCATCATTTGATCTATGTAGTTAACCATACTAATCGAAGAAAGGCTTGTGATATTAATGTTTATGTTGTGGATATGATTTATTTCCTCTCGTTGGGTGTAGGATGTTTTATTTTCTAAATGTTTCAGATTTGAGGGCTCAGTCATTTAGTTTTCTTCTCTTCTCTTTTTGCCTTTTGTTGGTGTACCATTTAGAGTGCATGGGTCCCACCTTACAACAAATGACTATTCTATTTTGTAATTGATAAAAAGTGAGTATAAGGGACTAAAAAGCATAattgttgtatttgtttttatcaagTGCGGTTTTGTCTCATGAGTAATTAGTTGAATGTCAGTCTGTTCTGAATGGCTTTACTGTCTTACATTATTCTGCAAAAGTAACCTGATGCTGAATTGCCAATTTAGCTGACCAAAATACTGAACATTTCTTGAAAACTcatcaattttatttttttaatttcatgTTGTAGTCATTTATGCATAAAATTTGAAATGATTGTCATGTCATGAATCTACTAAACTTGTCCATCTGTTATACAACTTCAGGAGGATGTCTTACTTGCCAGAGTTCGTACTACCGGTGTTGTAGAGATCCAGTTCAGGTAAACATGACAATCAACTTTATTTGCCATGCTGAAATGACTCAGAAATGCTTATTACTGTCCCCATTTTGCTCTCTTGGTCCTTTAGTATTACCTAGTTTCCTTGCATTTATTCACTTTCTCTAAAGAAGAGAGCAAGTAAACCCTCAAAACGCTGATGTAGTCTATGTAGCACTGAAACTTGAGATTGAAGGCTTCTCTAGTGTTCGACACGACATGGACACCGAGACATGATTATATTCAATCATTCACTTTTCTCAAATTATCACCAAAGTTGATGTGTCAGTGTCAGTATTGAGTATGGTATCTGTGTCGGTGTCTATGCCTCATAATCTGCAGTCTATTCAAAAGAAGTTTCTTTATGAATTAACTAGATATCTCCACATTCGGTTTAAAATACATGATTCTAGGAGTTTACTTGCAACTTTTGCGTTTGACGATAATAGAATGGGCCAGTGTTGCTTCTTTCTATGTTGTGTTTCAAAGGATCATGATTTGCTATTTTGTTTAGTTTCTGATCTCTTCTTGTTGAAAGCTTCCTCTTAAGATGGACTGTGGTTTCATTTTTATCCGGTTTTTTTCGTCTGTTTATGATTAAGGTTGCTGGATTTTTACTGAATCGGGGGTGTGTGATTCAGGGGAGTGCTAGTTGCCTGAATTCTCTGGCAAGATTTGAGCCGTGTTCTTAGTCTTATTGTTTGCCGGGTTTACTATACTATTCTTATCTTGGAGGAGTGTTAAAAAAGATTATTACAAAGATTGTTTGTGGGGTTTACTATACTATTCTTATGCTTGCTTATTGTTTTATATATTTGTCAAATAATCATTGCCAGTAATTCTGGTATGAAGGACAAATCATGCTGGTCTTAATGTATTTGTGATTCAAGCCACCTTTATTATTTGAAGCAGGGCGTGATCTTGTTATTCTGCCATTATACCGTCTCCTCACCCTTTCTTTATCATAGTATAGCATACATACAAGAATAACTCAAGAACTTAATCGGCATGTCTTTGTTCTTTTGACAGCCCTGTTGGAGAAAACAAGAAAAGTGGTGAAGTCTATAGACTGTTTGATGTCGGCGGCCAGAGAAATGAGAGGAGGAAATGGATCCATCTGTTTGAAGGAGTTTCCGCTGTAATATTCTGTGTTGCGATTAGCGAGTATGGCACCATTTGACTCTTTTAATTAGAAAAGTTGTAAAGCTGAAGAAAGTGCTAACATCTCGCATAACTTGCAGATACGATCAAACACTTTTTGAAGATGAGAACAAGAACAGAATGATGGAGACAAAGGAACTTTTTGAATGGGTCCTGAAGCAACAATGTTTTGAGGTTTATATTACTTCACTTTAACATCTAATACAATTATATGGAAATTTCCTGTTTCAGAAGATAACGATGTCTTTCTTTTTTCACAGAAAACATCCTTCATGTTGTTTTTGAACAAGTTCGACATATTTGAGAAGAAGATCCTGGATGTAAGACTCATTCTTAACATCGTACATTTTGTCAACGTTGGATGCTATTTTTGTTTTAGTCTAATGTTTTGTATTATGCAGGTCCCACTTAATGTATGTGAGTGGTTCAAAGATTACCAGCCAGTTTCAACCGGGAAGCAAGAGATCGAGCATGCATACGAGTAAGTAACTTAATTATCGCCTTAGGCGTTGAAGACTTACTACAGATTCAAGGGAAATAGTTTTTCATAACAAACTCTTTTTTTTCAGGTTTGTGAAGAAAAAATTTGAGGAATCATATTTCCAGAGCACTGCTCCGGATAGCGTAGACCGCGTGTTCAAAATCTATAGGACCACTGCACTTGATCAGAAGGTTGTGAAGAAGACATTCAAGCTCGTTGACGAGACTTTGAGACGAAGAAATCTCTTTGAGGCTGGCTTGTTATGACCAGTGAATGAGTCATGTTTTATAAGAGGGATAAAGTGTTTTTTATAGTGAAGAGGTGAGATCAGATTTTGGGTATACTAAACATTAAATCgatttgttgattttatttcTAGTAAAATCTTGTTGGAGTGAGTGGATGGAGAAAAGCCTTTATATAGTGATCTTCACACTCATCTTCAAAGGGTAAATTTGTTTCAAGATTTGATATCATGATTTGTGATTATGTTTTTATAGACTGAAAATCAACAATGATATGAAGTATTTCACATATGCTATTAATATTTATGATTATTAGTAATGCTACTTTGCACACAAGTCTAAGCGTATTTAAGTGAATTTAGCTATTTCTTCCAATAGGAGGTAATCTTATTTGAGAAACGCGCTTGCCACATTGTGGACTCTAGGTTAGTTGGTAAACATTTATGAGATGTGCATGTTAAGCGATTCTAAATTCTAGAGATGTAGAATTGATTTTGAATGGTTTTGAGGTGTTTGGATTCTTTAAAGTAGAATTGATTCCGCCTCTAGAATTGATTTTACTTGAATCTATAAGTTGTAGCTTTGAATTTAAATGTGATTGTTACACTGAAAGTTGTTCAATTCACTATTTACATAAATATATAAAAACATAAATAACTTTACATTTAAGTCACTTTTAATCataatcaattttaaaaaatcaattcATTCTAAACCAATTTTTGTTATCACATATTAGAATACACATTATCTATCTTATTTGAGAAGCATTTTTTGTTGGAATAAAAGTCAAGACATTGAGTAATTTcgaatcaatcttgatgaacaagatttAATCGCACTGATTGAATTCTCccttgttcttcactcttcacttGAGTGAATTAACCAATCTTGATTGCAAGATTGTATCGCTGAATTCTCCtttgttcttcactcttcacttGAGTGAATTAACCAATCTTAGTTGCAAGATTGTATTATTGTATAATGGTGatgaaaaacaagaaaagaaGATTGAATTGAGAAGGAAAGAGTTAGAGTTTAT is a window of Lathyrus oleraceus cultivar Zhongwan6 chromosome 6, CAAS_Psat_ZW6_1.0, whole genome shotgun sequence DNA encoding:
- the LOC127097331 gene encoding guanine nucleotide-binding protein alpha-1 subunit, whose amino-acid sequence is MLCFVTENMGLLCSKSNRYNDAKAEENAQTAEIERRIELETKAEKHIQKLLLLGAGESGKSTIFKQIKLLFQTGFDEAELKSYLPVVHANVYQTIKLLHDGSKEFAQNDVDFSKYVISTENKDIGEKLSEIGGRLDYPRLTKELAQEIESMWKDAAIQETYARGNELQVPDCTHYFMENLQRLSDANYVPTKEDVLLARVRTTGVVEIQFSPVGENKKSGEVYRLFDVGGQRNERRKWIHLFEGVSAVIFCVAISEYDQTLFEDENKNRMMETKELFEWVLKQQCFEKTSFMLFLNKFDIFEKKILDVPLNVCEWFKDYQPVSTGKQEIEHAYEFVKKKFEESYFQSTAPDSVDRVFKIYRTTALDQKVVKKTFKLVDETLRRRNLFEAGLL